One stretch of Fretibacterium sp. OH1220_COT-178 DNA includes these proteins:
- the cbiD gene encoding cobalt-precorrin-5B (C(1))-methyltransferase CbiD, with protein sequence MAAGGAKKLREGVTTGACAAAAAKAAVLRLLTGSCPAQVEVEGPTGRRFLLDILPLPDGGCGVVKDAGDDIDATHGLTVCASVELGDGPGPVTFAAGPGVGTVTLPGLKVPPGEPAINPAPRGMIANAVRDAAGERAARVTVSVPGGETVARRTFNPRLGIEGGISILGTSGVVRPMDEAAILESLTLELSILASLGVRDVVLTFGTTGEAALRRAWGIAGRCVIQTGNYPGHVLDEAARMKFRRCLFCAHPGKLLKVAAGSFNTHNRVADGRLEALCTQAALAGADRAVVQRLYGCRTTENAMELLREEHLDFLWDRLAEVVARRCTDRSFGDLPVAAAFIDNEGTILGRTPDAEAVAESAAGWCERGREADGG encoded by the coding sequence ATGGCCGCGGGGGGCGCGAAGAAACTTCGGGAGGGTGTGACGACGGGCGCCTGTGCGGCCGCCGCCGCGAAGGCCGCCGTGCTGCGCCTTCTCACGGGGTCGTGCCCGGCTCAGGTGGAGGTGGAGGGCCCGACGGGCCGGAGGTTCCTGCTGGACATCCTGCCGCTTCCCGACGGCGGCTGCGGGGTGGTCAAGGACGCCGGGGACGACATCGACGCCACGCACGGCCTGACCGTCTGCGCCTCGGTCGAGCTTGGCGACGGCCCGGGGCCCGTGACCTTCGCGGCGGGGCCCGGGGTCGGGACGGTCACGCTGCCGGGTCTGAAGGTCCCTCCGGGCGAGCCCGCCATCAACCCCGCACCGCGCGGCATGATAGCCAACGCCGTGAGGGACGCCGCGGGCGAGCGCGCCGCGCGCGTCACGGTCTCGGTCCCCGGAGGCGAGACCGTGGCCAGGCGCACCTTCAACCCGCGGCTGGGCATTGAGGGCGGAATCTCGATCCTGGGCACGTCCGGGGTGGTGCGGCCCATGGACGAGGCCGCGATTCTGGAGTCCCTGACCCTGGAGCTCAGCATTCTGGCCTCGCTGGGCGTCCGGGACGTCGTGCTGACGTTCGGGACCACGGGCGAGGCCGCGCTCCGCAGGGCGTGGGGGATTGCGGGGCGATGCGTGATCCAGACGGGGAACTATCCCGGCCACGTGCTGGACGAGGCCGCGCGCATGAAGTTTCGGCGCTGCCTGTTCTGCGCGCATCCGGGCAAGCTCCTGAAGGTTGCGGCGGGGTCGTTCAACACGCACAACCGCGTCGCCGACGGCCGTCTGGAGGCGCTCTGCACCCAGGCCGCGCTGGCGGGCGCGGACCGGGCCGTCGTGCAGCGGCTCTACGGCTGCCGAACGACGGAGAACGCCATGGAGCTCCTGAGGGAGGAGCACCTGGATTTCCTCTGGGATCGGCTTGCGGAGGTCGTGGCCAGACGGTGCACCGACCGGTCCTTCGGCGATCTGCCGGTCGCGGCGGCCTTCATCGACAACGAGGGGACGATCCTGGGCCGCACTCCGGACGCGGAGGCCGTGGCCGAAAGCGCCGCCGGGTGGTGCGAACGAGGACGGGAGGCGGATGGCGGATGA
- a CDS encoding precorrin-8X methylmutase yields the protein MRPEEIERASMAVIEREMGDWTGPEENLPVLKRVIHTTADFDFVRNLVFSPDAVRLGREALRRGVTVVTDTAMAASGISKPSAARWNVPVVCRMADPDVRDEALRRGVTRAVVSMERAVEETPDAIFAIGNAPTALIRLCELVREGAARPSLVIGVPVGFVNVVESKEILVGTDVPHIAAMGRKGGSPVASTIVNALLYGMEP from the coding sequence ATGAGACCGGAGGAGATCGAGCGGGCCAGTATGGCCGTCATCGAACGTGAGATGGGGGACTGGACGGGCCCCGAGGAGAACCTTCCCGTCCTCAAGCGGGTGATCCACACGACGGCGGACTTCGACTTCGTCCGGAACCTGGTCTTTTCGCCCGACGCCGTGAGGCTGGGGCGCGAGGCGCTGCGGCGGGGCGTCACGGTGGTCACCGACACGGCGATGGCGGCGTCGGGGATCTCCAAGCCCTCCGCCGCGCGCTGGAACGTACCGGTGGTCTGCCGAATGGCGGACCCCGACGTCCGGGACGAGGCGCTGCGCCGCGGGGTCACCCGCGCCGTGGTGAGCATGGAGCGGGCGGTTGAGGAGACCCCGGACGCGATCTTCGCCATCGGCAACGCCCCGACGGCCCTGATCCGCCTGTGCGAGCTGGTGCGGGAGGGCGCGGCCAGGCCCTCCCTGGTGATCGGCGTGCCGGTGGGGTTCGTCAACGTCGTGGAGTCCAAGGAGATTTTGGTGGGCACGGACGTGCCGCACATCGCGGCGATGGGCCGCAAGGGCGGATCGCCGGTGGCCTCGACCATCGTCAACGCGCTCCTCTACGGAATGGAGCCATAG
- a CDS encoding precorrin-2 C(20)-methyltransferase, producing MKLIVAGVGPGDPDMVTAGALRALDEADLVLIPHSRDGRPSVAAAALRGHLRESAAVPVVFPMVRDASVRDAALRERLEELRPRWERAETVVLPVIGDSALYATGAYLYEVWRGLVPGLELRLVPGVSAHSLAASCARRFLALGEDVLCVIPATAEPARIEAALRAADAAALYKPSALGEGLRPLVLGAGPWRETVRVDRAGLPDESVLYGDPALDPAEEYLSVLLLWR from the coding sequence TTGAAGCTGATCGTTGCGGGCGTAGGTCCGGGCGACCCGGATATGGTGACGGCGGGGGCGCTTCGCGCCCTCGACGAGGCGGATCTGGTGCTGATCCCGCACTCGCGGGACGGCAGGCCGAGCGTGGCTGCCGCCGCTCTGCGCGGGCATCTGAGGGAATCGGCCGCCGTTCCGGTGGTCTTTCCCATGGTGCGCGACGCCTCGGTGCGCGACGCCGCTCTGCGCGAGCGGCTGGAGGAGCTCCGCCCGCGATGGGAGAGGGCGGAGACCGTCGTGCTGCCGGTGATCGGGGACTCGGCCCTCTACGCCACCGGCGCGTACCTCTACGAGGTCTGGCGCGGGCTGGTCCCGGGTTTGGAGCTCCGCCTCGTGCCCGGGGTCTCGGCCCATTCCCTGGCCGCGTCCTGTGCCCGGAGGTTCCTGGCCCTGGGCGAGGACGTGCTCTGCGTCATCCCGGCTACGGCGGAGCCGGCGCGCATCGAGGCGGCCCTGAGGGCTGCGGACGCCGCCGCGCTCTACAAGCCCAGCGCGCTGGGGGAGGGGCTGAGGCCGTTGGTGCTGGGAGCGGGGCCCTGGCGGGAGACGGTCCGGGTCGACCGAGCCGGCCTGCCGGACGAGAGCGTCCTTTACGGCGATCCGGCCCTGGACCCTGCCGAGGAGTATTTGTCGGTGTTGCTGCTGTGGAGGTAG
- a CDS encoding sirohydrochlorin cobaltochelatase, whose amino-acid sequence MKSSASPHGRARPDRAGILVVSFGTSVPEARRAIDNLVDSAKEAFPEAQVRLAFTSNIIRRKIAREQNVGIPTPAEALARMQDEGITRVCVMPTHIIPGEEYDDIRSVVDAFASIRGKYGFRRIALGSPYLHSVPDCDRMAEILAARFGRRLEDEGTAIVLMGHGTPTHSANAMYCQLQLALDRIADGRFFIGTVEAAPTIEDVVRGLKKHPSVGRLVLSPLMIVSGDHANNDMAGPDDDSWLHRLRREGYENVEPHLVGLGEDPRMAEVFVERIREMLL is encoded by the coding sequence ATGAAATCCTCCGCTTCGCCTCACGGAAGGGCGAGGCCCGACAGGGCGGGCATCCTGGTCGTCTCGTTCGGTACCTCCGTGCCCGAGGCCCGCAGGGCCATCGACAACCTCGTCGACAGCGCCAAAGAGGCTTTTCCCGAGGCGCAGGTCCGCCTGGCCTTCACCTCCAACATCATCCGCAGAAAGATCGCCCGCGAGCAGAACGTCGGGATCCCGACGCCCGCCGAGGCCCTGGCCCGGATGCAGGACGAGGGGATCACCCGCGTCTGCGTGATGCCCACGCACATCATCCCCGGCGAGGAGTACGACGACATCCGGAGCGTCGTCGACGCCTTCGCCTCCATCCGGGGCAAGTACGGGTTCCGGAGGATCGCCCTGGGGTCCCCTTACCTCCACAGCGTGCCCGACTGCGACCGCATGGCCGAAATCCTGGCGGCCCGCTTCGGGCGCCGGCTGGAGGACGAGGGGACCGCGATCGTCCTGATGGGGCACGGCACGCCCACCCACAGTGCCAACGCCATGTACTGCCAGCTCCAGCTGGCCCTGGACCGGATCGCGGACGGCCGGTTCTTCATCGGCACGGTGGAGGCGGCGCCGACGATCGAGGACGTCGTCCGCGGCCTCAAAAAACACCCCTCCGTCGGGAGGTTGGTGCTCTCCCCGCTCATGATCGTCTCGGGCGACCACGCCAATAACGACATGGCGGGCCCGGATGACGACTCCTGGCTGCATCGGCTGAGGAGGGAGGGCTACGAGAATGTCGAGCCCCATCTTGTGGGGCTGGGCGAGGACCCGCGGATGGCGGAGGTCTTCGTGGAGCGCATCCGCGAGATGCTGCTCTGA
- a CDS encoding Rpn family recombination-promoting nuclease/putative transposase yields the protein MGKGLGSGSDGSLLKLTREERREMLLLEERGELPTEIDRSTDLFFRFLLGRPSRTHLLLDLVNAIFETLGHPRVRRLELAETELAPEGWRRKHARLDLRAVDEHGRHLNIELQREGHEHFVPRCLYYWGKSYVRQLGAGRSYHDLRATVLISLLGFPLFPEERPGVWDFVLTNPVTRKVLTWDELLVYVELKKFRDGIDRIRERMKADPTHKLTDEERLAVWSGYMSNDGMGVSLMRTALSGDKVFEEVTAAEREYWGTPEYRYYQLRAQMDELDRRAIEETRIKKAEQRGMEQGMAQGMAQAKRETVRNLLRMGVDVRTAAEATGLPIEEIEGLR from the coding sequence GTGGGAAAGGGGCTTGGCAGCGGCTCGGATGGGAGCCTTTTGAAGCTGACGCGGGAGGAGCGGCGCGAGATGCTCCTTCTGGAGGAGCGGGGGGAGCTGCCGACCGAGATCGACCGCTCGACGGACCTGTTTTTCCGGTTCCTTCTGGGGCGCCCCTCTCGGACGCACCTTCTTCTGGATCTCGTCAACGCGATCTTCGAGACCCTGGGACATCCTCGGGTGAGGCGGTTGGAGCTTGCGGAGACGGAGCTTGCCCCGGAGGGCTGGAGGAGGAAGCACGCCCGTCTGGACCTCCGTGCGGTGGACGAGCATGGCCGGCATCTGAACATCGAGCTTCAGCGGGAGGGGCACGAACATTTTGTCCCGCGCTGCCTCTATTATTGGGGGAAGAGCTATGTGCGTCAGCTGGGCGCGGGGAGGAGCTACCACGACCTGAGGGCGACGGTTCTGATATCGCTGCTGGGTTTTCCCCTGTTTCCGGAGGAGCGTCCGGGGGTGTGGGACTTTGTCCTGACGAACCCGGTTACGCGGAAGGTCCTGACGTGGGATGAGCTGCTGGTTTATGTGGAGCTGAAGAAGTTCCGGGACGGCATCGATCGGATCCGGGAACGGATGAAGGCCGATCCGACGCACAAGCTGACGGACGAGGAGCGTTTGGCGGTCTGGAGCGGTTATATGAGCAACGATGGAATGGGGGTGAGTCTGATGCGCACGGCGTTGTCCGGGGACAAGGTTTTTGAAGAGGTGACGGCTGCGGAGCGGGAGTATTGGGGTACGCCGGAGTACCGTTATTATCAATTGCGGGCGCAGATGGACGAGCTGGACCGTCGGGCGATCGAGGAGACGCGGATCAAAAAGGCGGAGCAGCGGGGCATGGAGCAGGGCATGGCACAGGGCATGGCACAGGCCAAGCGGGAGACGGTGCGAAACCTTCTTCGGATGGGGGTGGATGTCCGTACGGCCGCCGAGGCGACGGGGCTCCCGATCGAGGAGATTGAGGGGTTGCGTTAG
- a CDS encoding flagellar protein FlaG: protein MEVRLTPGGATIPEAPPAEGLPLRRASGVEPGAAVPPESAENSPDPLLELDREGLKSLLKRTADLVESLTPSNRHLKYEVIDEAGMVQIQVIETLDGNIVRKIPADEIVKLVSRIRETLNERLDVVV, encoded by the coding sequence ATGGAGGTTCGTTTGACTCCGGGCGGGGCGACGATTCCCGAGGCCCCACCCGCTGAGGGTCTGCCCCTGCGGCGTGCTTCGGGCGTCGAGCCCGGGGCGGCGGTGCCGCCCGAGTCCGCCGAGAACTCTCCGGACCCGCTGTTGGAGTTGGACAGGGAGGGGCTGAAGTCCCTCCTGAAGAGGACGGCCGATCTGGTCGAGAGCCTGACGCCGAGCAACCGGCACCTCAAGTACGAGGTGATCGACGAGGCGGGCATGGTCCAGATTCAGGTGATCGAGACCCTAGACGGAAACATCGTCCGCAAGATTCCCGCGGACGAGATCGTGAAGCTGGTCTCGCGGATCCGCGAGACGCTGAACGAGCGGCTGGACGTGGTCGTGTGA